In the Nomascus leucogenys isolate Asia chromosome 5, Asia_NLE_v1, whole genome shotgun sequence genome, one interval contains:
- the LOC101175711 gene encoding 60S ribosomal protein L15-like produces MRFLLRVRCWQYHQLSALHRAPCPNQPVKARRLGYEAKQGYVIYRIRVRPGGRKCPVPKGATYGKPVHHGVNQLKFAPSLQSVAEERAGCHCGALRVLMHREMRGLLTSTGQKSRGPWKRP; encoded by the exons ATGCGCTTTCTTCTGAGGGTCCGCTGCTGGCAGTACCACCAGCTCTCTGCTCTCCACAGGGCTCCCTGCCCCAACCAGCCTGTTAAAGCGCGCCGACTGGGCTACGAGGCCAAGCAAGGTTATGTAATATATAGGATTCGTGTTCGCCCTGGTGGCCGAAAATGCCCAGTTCCTAAGGGTGCAACTTACGGCAAGCCTGTCCATCATGGTGTTAACCAGCTAAAGTTTGCTCCAAGCCTTCAGTCCGTTGCAGAGGAGCGAGCTGGATGCCACTGTGGGGCTTTGAGAGTCTTGA TGCACAGGGAGATGCGTGGGCTGCTGACATCTACAGGCCAAAAGAGCCGTGGCCCTTGGAAACGGCCATAA